The following proteins are encoded in a genomic region of Bacteroidales bacterium:
- a CDS encoding V-type ATP synthase subunit A has product MTKGSVSGIISNLVIVTVDGPVAQNEICYIIHDNVRLMAEVIKIMGKKAYVQVFESTRNLKLGTVVEFTSHMLEVTLGPGILSKNFDGLQNDLDKMESVFLNRGEYTNPLEDDKKWEFKPLARVGDLVEAGSWLGEVKENWMPHKIMVPFKFEGKFTLKSVAAAGSYTILDVVAILTDTQGKTHEVRMAQKWPVKVPIRAYKEKPRPFRMLETGVRCIDSLNPIVEGGTGFTPGAFGTGKTVLQHALSKYAEADMIVMAACGERANEVVEVFTEFPELIDPRTGRTLMERTTIIANTSNMPVAAREASVYTAMTLAEYYRAMGLKVLMLADSTSRWAQALREMSNRLEELPGQDAYPMDLPAIISNFYSRAGYVILPNDKTGSITFIGTVSPAGGNLKEPVTESTKKVARCFYALSQSRADSKRYPAVDPIESYSKYLEYDEVIEYLHDNVGEEWFDQLQYARNLLVRGKEAYEQINILGDDGVPIEYHIRFWKSEVFDFVILQQDAFDEVDAQTPIKRQKYMMDLVIGILKEDYEFDHFEEVNSYFRSLINILKQMNYTKFESEEFEKFHKQLTEELKKYRPVAATA; this is encoded by the coding sequence ATGACAAAAGGATCAGTATCCGGAATCATCTCCAATCTAGTAATTGTTACCGTTGACGGACCCGTGGCCCAAAATGAGATATGTTACATCATTCATGATAACGTGCGTCTGATGGCCGAGGTGATCAAGATAATGGGCAAAAAAGCCTATGTGCAGGTTTTTGAGAGTACACGCAACCTTAAGTTAGGCACGGTGGTGGAGTTCACGAGCCATATGCTCGAAGTGACTTTGGGTCCCGGAATTCTCTCCAAAAACTTCGACGGCCTGCAAAATGACCTCGATAAGATGGAAAGTGTTTTTCTGAATCGAGGCGAATACACCAATCCGCTCGAAGACGACAAGAAGTGGGAATTTAAACCGCTGGCACGCGTAGGCGATTTGGTAGAAGCAGGCTCCTGGCTGGGCGAAGTAAAAGAAAACTGGATGCCCCACAAGATCATGGTACCTTTTAAATTTGAAGGCAAATTTACCTTGAAAAGTGTGGCTGCTGCCGGAAGTTACACCATCCTTGATGTGGTAGCCATCCTCACCGATACCCAGGGCAAAACGCATGAGGTTCGCATGGCGCAGAAATGGCCTGTAAAAGTTCCCATCAGAGCTTACAAAGAAAAGCCCCGGCCCTTCCGTATGCTCGAAACCGGTGTCCGCTGCATCGACTCGCTCAATCCTATTGTGGAAGGAGGAACAGGTTTTACACCCGGCGCTTTCGGTACCGGCAAAACGGTGCTGCAACATGCTTTGAGCAAATATGCCGAGGCCGACATGATCGTGATGGCAGCTTGTGGTGAGCGTGCCAATGAGGTAGTGGAGGTTTTTACTGAATTTCCAGAGCTCATCGACCCACGTACCGGACGAACCCTTATGGAACGTACCACCATTATCGCCAACACTTCTAACATGCCCGTGGCCGCCCGCGAAGCATCGGTTTACACTGCCATGACCCTTGCCGAATATTACCGCGCGATGGGATTGAAGGTGCTGATGTTGGCCGACTCTACTTCACGCTGGGCACAGGCGCTGCGCGAAATGTCGAATCGCCTGGAAGAGTTGCCCGGTCAGGATGCTTATCCCATGGATTTGCCTGCCATTATTTCTAACTTCTACTCCCGCGCCGGATATGTGATTTTGCCAAACGACAAAACCGGAAGTATTACCTTTATTGGTACTGTGTCGCCGGCAGGTGGAAACCTGAAAGAACCTGTGACCGAATCGACCAAAAAAGTGGCGCGTTGTTTTTATGCTTTGTCGCAGTCGCGTGCCGATAGCAAACGCTATCCCGCTGTCGATCCCATCGAAAGCTACTCCAAGTATCTCGAATATGACGAGGTGATCGAATATCTGCACGACAATGTGGGCGAAGAATGGTTTGATCAGCTTCAATATGCGCGGAACCTGCTGGTGCGTGGCAAAGAGGCCTACGAACAAATCAATATCCTTGGCGACGATGGGGTGCCTATCGAATATCATATCCGCTTTTGGAAATCAGAAGTTTTCGATTTTGTGATTTTGCAACAGGATGCTTTCGACGAAGTGGATGCCCAAACACCTATCAAACGTCAGAAATATATGATGGATCTGGTGATCGGCATCTTGAAGGAGGATTACGAGTTTGATCATTTTGAGGAGGTCAACAGCTACTTCCGGAGTCTCATCAACATCCTGAAACAAATGAACTATACGAAGTTCGAGTCGGAGGAATTTGAGAAATTTCATAAACAACTCACCGAAGAACTCAAAAAATACCGCCCTGTCGCTGCGACAGCCTAA